DNA sequence from the Blastomonas fulva genome:
CGCTGGGCGAGATCGCTCCTGCTTCGTTCGGCGATTACACCAAGCTGTCGATCGTCGATTCGAGCGAAACCCCGCATCAGGCGGATGCCATGCTCAAGGGTCTGATCGCCGACAATGAAGCGATCGCCAAGCGGATGCGCGACTTTGTGGAAGTCGCCGAAGACGCAGACGACGTGTTCACCGCCGATCTGCTGACCGCGCGCATAGGTAAGCACGAAGAAAACGCCTGGATGCTGCGTGCGCTGATCAGCTGATCAGCCTGCACAGAGCCACGCAAAAAAGGGCCGCGATCCACACCGGATCGCGGCCATTTTTTTTGCGCACGAAATTCGCTGCGAGAGATCACGAAAAACCGCCCGACCTCAGGCGAGGACGGGCGGTCGTGGTTTCTTCAGACAGCGCGCTGGGTTCAGCGTGATCCGCCGCCTAGGTTTATCTTGTCGAGCTGGGCGAGCAACGCATCGAACTGGTCGGGCAGCGGG
Encoded proteins:
- a CDS encoding Dps family protein, whose amino-acid sequence is MATKAKTKTDTVNTGIEANDRKEVAKALQHGLADTYSLYLKTLGVHWNIVGPAFYSVHKLTEEQYEDLHAAADVIAERVRALGEIAPASFGDYTKLSIVDSSETPHQADAMLKGLIADNEAIAKRMRDFVEVAEDADDVFTADLLTARIGKHEENAWMLRALIS